One window from the genome of Macaca fascicularis isolate 582-1 chromosome 7, T2T-MFA8v1.1 encodes:
- the CFL2 gene encoding cofilin-2 isoform X1 gives MASGVTVNDEVIKVFNDMKVRKSSTQEEIKKRKKAVLFCLSDDKRQIIVEEAKQILVGDIGDTVEDPYTSFVKLLPLNDCRYALYDATYETKESKKEDLVFIFWAPESAPLKSKMIYASSKDAIKKKFTGIKHEWQVNGLDDIKDRSTLGEKLGGNVVVSLEGKPL, from the exons ATG GCTTCTGGAGTTACAGTGAATGATGAAGTCATAAAAGTTTTTAATGATATGAAAGTAAGGAAATCTTCTACACAAGAGGagatcaaaaagagaaagaaagcagttcTCTTCTGTTTAAGCGATGacaaaagacaaataattgtAGAGGAAGCAAAGCAGATCTTGGTGGGTGACATTGGTGATACTGTAGAGGACCCCTACACATCTTTTGTGAAGTTGCTACCTCTGAATGATTGCCGATATGCTTTGTACGATGCCACATACGAAACAAAAGAGTCTAAGAAAGAAGACCTAGTATTTATATTCTG ggcTCCTGAAAGTGCACCTTTAAAAAGCAAGATGATTTATGCTAGCTCTAAAGAtgccattaaaaagaaatttacag gtATTAAACATGAGTGGCAAGTAAATGGCTTGGATGATATTAAGGACCGTTCGACACTTGGAGAGAAATTGGGAGGCAATGTAGTAGTTTCACTTGAAGGAAAACCATTATAA
- the CFL2 gene encoding cofilin-2 isoform X3 — MKVRKSSTQEEIKKRKKAVLFCLSDDKRQIIVEEAKQILVGDIGDTVEDPYTSFVKLLPLNDCRYALYDATYETKESKKEDLVFIFWAPESAPLKSKMIYASSKDAIKKKFTGIKHEWQVNGLDDIKDRSTLGEKLGGNVVVSLEGKPL; from the exons ATGAAAGTAAGGAAATCTTCTACACAAGAGGagatcaaaaagagaaagaaagcagttcTCTTCTGTTTAAGCGATGacaaaagacaaataattgtAGAGGAAGCAAAGCAGATCTTGGTGGGTGACATTGGTGATACTGTAGAGGACCCCTACACATCTTTTGTGAAGTTGCTACCTCTGAATGATTGCCGATATGCTTTGTACGATGCCACATACGAAACAAAAGAGTCTAAGAAAGAAGACCTAGTATTTATATTCTG ggcTCCTGAAAGTGCACCTTTAAAAAGCAAGATGATTTATGCTAGCTCTAAAGAtgccattaaaaagaaatttacag gtATTAAACATGAGTGGCAAGTAAATGGCTTGGATGATATTAAGGACCGTTCGACACTTGGAGAGAAATTGGGAGGCAATGTAGTAGTTTCACTTGAAGGAAAACCATTATAA